In one Nocardioides sp. NBC_00368 genomic region, the following are encoded:
- the nucS gene encoding endonuclease NucS, translated as MRLVVATCQVDYAGRLTAHLPMATRVLMLKADGSVLVHSDGGSYKPLNWMSPPCTLSEGKSDDGRIEWTVTSKTDDTLRILIDEIHHETSHDLGVDPGLQKDGVEKHLQELLADHPATLGEGLTLVRREYPTAIGPVDLMCRDADGRSVAVEIKRRGEIDGVEQLTRYLELLNRDPLLAPVRGIFAAQAIKPQARVLAEDRGITCAIVDYDALRGLDDPTERLF; from the coding sequence GTGAGACTCGTCGTTGCCACCTGCCAGGTCGACTACGCGGGGCGGCTCACCGCCCACCTCCCGATGGCCACCAGGGTGTTGATGCTCAAGGCCGACGGATCGGTGCTGGTCCACTCCGACGGGGGCTCCTACAAGCCTCTCAACTGGATGTCGCCGCCGTGCACCCTCTCGGAGGGCAAGTCCGACGACGGCCGGATCGAGTGGACGGTGACATCCAAGACGGACGACACCCTGCGGATCCTGATCGACGAGATCCACCACGAGACGTCGCACGACCTGGGCGTCGACCCCGGTCTGCAGAAGGACGGGGTCGAGAAACACCTCCAGGAGCTGCTCGCCGATCACCCGGCGACGCTGGGCGAAGGCCTGACCCTGGTGCGCCGCGAGTACCCGACCGCGATCGGTCCGGTCGACCTGATGTGCCGCGACGCCGACGGGAGGTCGGTCGCCGTCGAGATCAAGCGACGCGGTGAGATCGACGGGGTCGAGCAGCTGACCCGCTATCTCGAGCTGCTCAACCGCGACCCGCTGCTGGCCCCGGTGCGCGGCATCTTCGCAGCCCAGGCCATCAAACCGCAGGCCCGTGTGCTCGCCGAAGACCGCGGGATCACCTGCGCAATCGTCGACTACGACGCGCTCCGCGGCCTCGACGACCCGACCGAGAGACTCTTCTGA
- a CDS encoding ArsB/NhaD family transporter, producing MIVYAAVAVFIVTYGLIATERVHRVAAALGGVAAMVALGIISAESAFYSHETGVDWDVIFLLFGMMVIVGVLKQTGLFEFLALWAVKHSGGRPARLATLLILVTAALSPILDNVTTVLLVTPVTLSVCERLGLRPMPYLISLILAANVGGTSTLIADPPNIIVASRANLTFDDFLIHSLPLCLILLVVLIGLVRVLFRHDLRGHVDLDGLIEPPASAIPDRGLLYRCLTVLALVMLAFGLHTELHLDPSLVAMLGAGAMVVVSQTRTEAFLEEVEWSTLAFFMALFVLVGGLVEVGVIGSLGTFAADLMGDNELAGVTGLMIGSAVVGGFVDNIPYTAAMVPIVEEMVAATPSSGADSPLWWALVFGADLGGNTTAVAAGANVVVLGLAAKAGHPISFWRFTRYGIVVTIVTLAVAWAYVALRYFVLAA from the coding sequence ATGATCGTGTACGCAGCGGTGGCCGTCTTCATCGTCACCTACGGCCTCATCGCCACCGAGCGCGTCCACCGCGTCGCCGCCGCCCTGGGTGGCGTCGCCGCGATGGTCGCGCTCGGGATCATCAGTGCCGAGTCGGCCTTCTACAGCCACGAGACCGGGGTCGACTGGGACGTCATCTTCCTGCTCTTCGGGATGATGGTGATCGTCGGCGTCCTCAAGCAGACGGGCCTGTTCGAGTTCCTCGCGCTCTGGGCGGTCAAGCACTCCGGCGGCCGCCCGGCGCGCCTGGCGACGCTGCTGATCCTGGTCACCGCCGCGCTCTCGCCGATCCTCGACAACGTCACCACCGTGCTGCTCGTCACGCCGGTGACACTGTCCGTCTGCGAGCGGCTGGGGCTGCGGCCGATGCCCTACCTGATCTCGCTCATCCTGGCCGCCAACGTCGGCGGCACCTCGACGCTGATCGCCGACCCGCCCAACATCATCGTGGCCAGCCGGGCGAACCTGACCTTCGACGACTTCCTGATCCACTCGCTGCCGCTGTGCCTGATCCTGCTGGTCGTGCTGATCGGGCTGGTCCGGGTGCTCTTCAGGCACGACCTGCGCGGCCACGTCGACCTCGACGGCCTGATCGAGCCGCCCGCCTCGGCGATCCCCGACCGCGGGCTCCTCTACCGCTGCCTGACGGTCCTTGCCCTGGTCATGCTCGCCTTCGGGCTGCACACCGAGCTCCACCTCGACCCCTCGCTCGTCGCCATGCTCGGCGCCGGCGCGATGGTGGTCGTCTCCCAGACCAGGACCGAGGCGTTCCTGGAGGAGGTCGAGTGGTCCACCCTGGCCTTCTTCATGGCCCTGTTCGTGCTGGTCGGCGGCCTGGTCGAGGTCGGCGTGATCGGCTCCCTGGGCACCTTCGCCGCCGACCTGATGGGTGACAACGAGCTCGCCGGGGTCACCGGGCTGATGATCGGCTCGGCCGTCGTCGGCGGGTTCGTCGACAACATCCCCTACACCGCGGCGATGGTGCCGATCGTGGAGGAGATGGTCGCCGCGACCCCGTCCTCGGGTGCCGACAGCCCGCTGTGGTGGGCCCTCGTCTTCGGCGCGGACCTCGGCGGCAACACGACCGCCGTCGCCGCCGGTGCCAACGTGGTCGTGCTCGGCCTCGCCGCCAAGGCCGGCCACCCGATCAGCTTCTGGAGGTTCACCAGGTACGGCATCGTGGTCACGATCGTGACGCTGGCCGTCGCCTGGGCCTACGTCGCCCTGCGCTACTTCGTGCTCGCCGCCTGA
- a CDS encoding alpha/beta fold hydrolase, with product MTDLHTLELGETGSRVVFLHGLFGQGRNWNTLGKQLADKHRVTLVDLPHHGRSPQPDTFDYLEVTAAVAELLSADDPATVVGHSMGGKVAMLLAISRPELVAKLVVADMSPVVYERVGGFKTYVEGMQGLDLSRITRREEADAGMQEAVPDPTVRGFLLQNLRREGNGWRWAMNLDVLGRDLDRIGAWPAEELKAYEPYDGPVLWVAGELSNYVTDEYAPAMKEWFPRYRKVTIKGAGHWVHSEKPETFLAALRQFLGD from the coding sequence GTGACTGACCTGCACACGCTCGAGCTCGGCGAGACCGGGAGCCGCGTCGTCTTCCTCCACGGGCTCTTCGGCCAGGGACGCAACTGGAACACCCTCGGCAAGCAGCTGGCCGACAAGCACCGGGTCACGCTCGTCGACCTGCCCCACCACGGCCGCTCGCCGCAGCCGGACACCTTCGACTACCTCGAGGTGACCGCGGCCGTCGCCGAGCTTCTCTCGGCCGACGACCCCGCGACCGTGGTCGGCCACTCGATGGGCGGCAAGGTGGCGATGCTGCTCGCGATCTCCCGCCCCGAGCTGGTCGCGAAGCTGGTCGTGGCCGACATGTCACCGGTCGTCTACGAGCGCGTCGGCGGCTTCAAGACGTACGTCGAGGGGATGCAGGGTCTCGACCTGAGCCGCATCACCCGGCGCGAGGAGGCGGACGCCGGGATGCAGGAGGCGGTCCCGGACCCGACCGTCCGCGGCTTCCTGCTGCAGAACCTGCGCCGTGAGGGGAACGGCTGGCGCTGGGCGATGAACCTGGACGTCCTCGGCCGCGACCTCGACCGCATCGGCGCCTGGCCGGCCGAGGAGCTGAAGGCGTACGAGCCCTACGACGGGCCCGTGCTGTGGGTGGCCGGCGAGCTGTCGAACTACGTCACCGACGAGTACGCGCCGGCGATGAAGGAATGGTTCCCGCGCTACCGCAAGGTGACCATCAAGGGCGCCGGTCACTGGGTCCACTCCGAGAAGCCGGAGACCTTCCTCGCTGCCCTGCGTCAGTTCCTCGGCGACTGA
- a CDS encoding response regulator, producing the protein MTPTPAKIRILLADDHTLVRRGVRLILDAEPDLEVVAEAADGAEAVAALRDVEVDLVILDVAMPRMTGLQAARSIVRMRTPPKMLMLSMHDNEQYFFEALKVGASGYVLKSVADEDLVKACRTAMSGQAFVYPGAMSALVRDYLDRLNRGESLPRTVLTEREDEVLKLIAEGHSTREIARELTISYKTVERHRENILAKLGLRDRTQVTRYAIRAGLIEP; encoded by the coding sequence GTGACCCCCACGCCTGCGAAGATCCGGATCCTGCTGGCCGACGACCACACCCTCGTCCGCCGCGGCGTACGCCTCATCCTCGACGCCGAGCCCGACCTCGAGGTGGTCGCCGAGGCTGCCGACGGCGCCGAGGCCGTCGCCGCGCTGCGTGACGTCGAGGTCGACCTGGTCATCCTCGACGTCGCCATGCCCCGGATGACCGGGCTACAGGCGGCTCGCAGCATCGTCCGGATGCGTACACCACCGAAGATGCTGATGCTCTCGATGCACGACAACGAGCAGTACTTCTTCGAGGCGCTCAAGGTCGGCGCCAGCGGCTACGTCCTCAAGTCGGTCGCCGACGAGGACCTGGTCAAGGCGTGCCGCACCGCGATGAGCGGCCAGGCCTTCGTCTACCCCGGTGCGATGAGCGCGCTCGTCCGCGACTACCTCGACCGCCTCAACCGGGGCGAGAGCCTGCCGCGTACCGTCCTGACCGAGCGCGAGGACGAGGTGCTCAAGCTCATCGCCGAGGGACACTCGACCCGCGAGATCGCCCGGGAGCTGACGATCTCCTACAAGACCGTCGAGCGGCACCGCGAGAACATCCTCGCGAAGCTGGGGCTGCGCGACCGCACCCAGGTGACCAGGTACGCGATCAGGGCGGGCCTCATCGAGCCCTGA
- a CDS encoding 3-hydroxyacyl-CoA dehydrogenase family protein, producing the protein MTVSTQGSIHDVLVLPYLNHAIRMLESGYATATDIDNAMRFGCGYPQGPLATVDEIGASVVRDALLARFEETGDNLHKPADLLTQISDESGSFTGAAGDHVRAPELRHTIEKIGVVGTGTMASGIVQVFAQAGYDVLFVGRSQEKLDGVVAGITKSLDKAIAKGRSDEATKAAVLGRLTGSTSREDLGEADLIVEGIAEDLEVKTELFKDLDRIAKPGAILATTTSSMPITELAKVTARPGDVIGMHFFNPAPVMKLVEVVTTDLTSAEVDETVRALSTAVKKVPVSCGDRSGFIVNALLFPYLNDAVKLHESGVAMDEIDAAIKESAKFPMGPFELLDVVGNDVSLAIQSELRSEFGEPGFDPAPLLVQKVQEGKLGRKTGEGFHTY; encoded by the coding sequence ATGACGGTTTCGACTCAGGGTTCCATCCACGACGTGCTCGTACTGCCCTACCTCAACCACGCGATTCGCATGCTCGAGTCGGGCTACGCCACCGCCACCGACATCGACAACGCCATGCGTTTCGGCTGCGGCTACCCCCAGGGACCGCTGGCCACGGTCGACGAGATCGGCGCCTCCGTCGTACGCGACGCGCTGCTCGCCCGCTTCGAGGAGACCGGCGACAACCTGCACAAGCCCGCCGACCTGCTCACTCAGATCTCCGACGAGTCCGGGTCGTTCACCGGCGCAGCCGGGGACCACGTACGGGCTCCGGAGCTGCGCCACACGATCGAGAAGATCGGCGTGGTCGGCACCGGCACCATGGCTTCCGGCATCGTCCAGGTCTTCGCCCAGGCGGGCTATGACGTCCTCTTCGTCGGCCGCTCGCAGGAGAAGCTCGACGGAGTCGTCGCCGGGATCACCAAGTCGCTCGACAAGGCGATCGCCAAGGGCCGCTCGGACGAGGCGACCAAGGCCGCCGTGCTCGGCCGGCTCACCGGGAGCACCTCGCGCGAGGACCTCGGCGAGGCCGACCTGATCGTCGAGGGCATCGCCGAGGACCTCGAGGTCAAGACCGAGCTCTTCAAGGACCTCGACCGGATCGCCAAGCCCGGCGCCATCCTGGCCACGACCACCAGCTCGATGCCGATCACCGAGCTCGCCAAGGTCACCGCGCGCCCCGGCGACGTCATCGGGATGCACTTCTTCAACCCCGCGCCGGTCATGAAGCTCGTCGAGGTGGTCACCACCGACCTCACCTCGGCCGAGGTCGACGAGACCGTGCGCGCGCTGTCCACGGCGGTCAAGAAGGTGCCGGTCTCCTGCGGCGACCGCTCCGGCTTCATCGTCAACGCCCTGCTGTTCCCCTACCTGAACGACGCCGTCAAGCTGCACGAGTCCGGCGTCGCCATGGACGAGATCGACGCCGCGATCAAGGAGTCCGCCAAGTTCCCGATGGGCCCCTTCGAGCTCCTCGACGTCGTCGGCAACGACGTCTCCCTGGCGATCCAGTCCGAGCTCCGCAGCGAGTTCGGCGAGCCCGGCTTCGACCCCGCGCCTCTTCTGGTCCAGAAGGTCCAGGAGGGCAAGCTCGGCCGCAAGACCGGCGAGGGCTTCCACACCTACTGA
- a CDS encoding polyketide cyclase: MTEQTQTSGPTEAERIDAERIIPASPADIFAVLVDPDGHVAIDASGMLQSAEGSAVAAVGDRFVVHMDREALGDYPMGRYDVTVIITGLEPDRSIEWTIDGTIKPPIGHRFGYQLEQLDSGDTRVTSYCDWSTALPEWKPIFPVIDQKSIRATLGILERAVRRGYPRP; encoded by the coding sequence GTGACCGAACAGACCCAGACCTCCGGGCCCACCGAGGCCGAACGCATCGACGCCGAGCGGATCATCCCCGCCTCCCCCGCCGACATCTTCGCCGTGCTGGTCGACCCCGACGGCCACGTCGCCATCGACGCCTCCGGCATGCTCCAGTCGGCGGAGGGATCCGCCGTGGCCGCGGTCGGCGACCGCTTCGTCGTCCACATGGACCGCGAGGCGCTCGGCGACTATCCCATGGGCAGGTACGACGTCACCGTGATCATCACCGGCCTCGAGCCCGACCGGTCGATCGAGTGGACCATCGACGGCACCATCAAGCCGCCGATCGGCCACCGCTTCGGTTACCAGCTCGAGCAGCTCGACTCCGGCGACACCCGCGTCACCTCCTACTGCGACTGGTCCACCGCCCTCCCCGAGTGGAAGCCGATCTTCCCGGTCATCGACCAGAAGTCGATCCGGGCCACGCTGGGGATCCTGGAACGAGCCGTACGCCGCGGCTACCCCCGCCCCTGA
- a CDS encoding CGNR zinc finger domain-containing protein, which produces MVFTHDTEVGLQAAAALANTLALSPGSVDELATVAALDEFFVTYDYTGRHDRDRAELDEVRALRIRLRDLLTAERDEAVRLTNALLAEHRATPQLVRHTTYDWHIHATEPDAPLATRIAVETAMAMVDVIRADELSRLSICADDGCAGVVVDLSRNRSKRYCSPTCTNRNAVAAYRERQAASTK; this is translated from the coding sequence ATGGTTTTCACCCATGACACCGAGGTAGGCCTCCAGGCGGCCGCGGCGTTGGCGAACACCCTCGCCCTCTCCCCCGGCTCGGTCGACGAGCTGGCGACCGTGGCGGCGCTCGACGAGTTCTTCGTGACGTACGACTACACCGGGCGGCACGACCGCGACCGCGCCGAGCTCGACGAGGTCCGCGCCCTGCGCATCCGGCTGCGCGATCTGCTCACCGCCGAGCGCGACGAGGCCGTGCGGCTGACCAACGCGCTGCTCGCCGAGCACCGGGCCACGCCCCAGCTCGTCCGCCACACGACGTACGACTGGCACATCCACGCCACCGAGCCCGACGCGCCGCTGGCGACGCGGATCGCCGTGGAGACCGCGATGGCGATGGTCGACGTGATCCGCGCCGACGAGCTGTCCCGGCTCTCGATCTGCGCCGACGACGGCTGCGCGGGGGTGGTCGTCGACCTCTCCCGCAACCGGTCGAAGCGCTACTGCTCGCCGACCTGCACCAACCGCAACGCCGTGGCCGCCTACCGGGAGCGTCAGGCGGCGAGCACGAAGTAG
- a CDS encoding sensor histidine kinase, whose protein sequence is MSDLPLYWRVCLTNWAVFCVGTLVLALSPARVSERVLASEAVVLAVGLVVMATLNALLLLRSLAPIDRVIRTMDSVDHLSPDQRLTTHGKGAGARLVASYNAMLERLETERSTSNAKALAAQEAERHRIAQELHDEVGQSLTVVLLGLKGLERQVPEAVRPDLAAVRESARTGIDDVRRVARQLRPGVLEDLGLHAALASLATDVGALGRTTVRRTIARGLPELPQDRELVIYRVAQEALTNVVRHAHAATAELSLCKVGDKVVLTVSDDGRGSADLVAGAGISGMRERALLVGADLRVTSDAGRGTTVVLEVPL, encoded by the coding sequence ATGAGCGATCTCCCCCTCTACTGGCGGGTCTGCCTGACCAACTGGGCGGTGTTCTGCGTCGGCACCCTCGTCCTGGCGCTGTCCCCGGCCCGGGTCTCGGAGCGCGTACTGGCCTCCGAGGCGGTGGTGCTGGCGGTCGGGCTGGTCGTGATGGCGACCCTCAACGCGCTCCTCCTGCTGCGCAGCCTGGCGCCGATCGACCGGGTGATCCGCACCATGGACTCGGTCGACCACCTCTCCCCCGACCAGCGCCTGACCACCCACGGCAAGGGCGCCGGCGCCCGGCTGGTGGCCAGCTACAACGCGATGCTGGAGCGGCTGGAGACGGAGCGGAGCACCAGCAACGCCAAGGCTCTCGCCGCCCAGGAGGCCGAGCGGCACCGGATCGCCCAGGAGCTCCACGACGAGGTCGGCCAGTCGCTGACCGTCGTGCTCCTGGGGCTCAAGGGGCTGGAGCGGCAGGTGCCCGAGGCGGTGCGCCCCGATCTCGCCGCCGTGCGCGAGTCCGCGCGCACCGGTATCGACGACGTACGCCGCGTGGCGCGGCAGCTGCGGCCGGGCGTGCTCGAGGACCTCGGTCTGCACGCCGCGCTGGCCTCGCTGGCCACCGACGTCGGCGCGCTCGGCCGCACGACCGTACGCCGCACCATCGCCCGAGGACTGCCCGAGCTGCCCCAGGACCGCGAGCTGGTGATCTACCGGGTCGCCCAGGAGGCGCTCACCAACGTCGTCCGCCACGCCCACGCCGCCACCGCCGAGCTCTCCCTGTGCAAGGTCGGCGACAAGGTCGTCCTCACCGTCTCCGACGACGGTCGCGGCAGCGCCGACCTCGTCGCCGGCGCCGGGATCAGCGGCATGCGGGAGCGGGCCCTGCTCGTGGGTGCCGACCTCCGGGTGACCAGCGACGCCGGCCGCGGCACCACCGTCGTCCTGGAGGTGCCGCTGTGA
- a CDS encoding FAD-dependent oxidoreductase, whose protein sequence is MERDRPVIVLVGGEHADVIEQEFRARYDRDYRIEPVVGFAAGLDRTRELVAEGAQIAMVAAEHVLDEGTSIELLHRVPGIVATARRVALVSWDDFSGALDDLRAAALEREMDTYVLIPRGPRDEEFHTALIELLSEWGWSVGRPLVTVTDIVAEPGDRDAAAIRDLLERMGFPNRLLEPGDDEAQELMEAAGPGAQLPLVRTFTGQVVSGATAATAAEAIYGGFDEIPEGVIADVAIVGGGPAGLAAAVYAASEGLATVVVERDAIGGQAGSSSMIRNYLGFPRGISGMRLAQRSRIQASRFGARFFSGRPVTGIEPGPVDEPEHQHVHVRGAQFCARTVVLAMGVTYRRLGVAGVDDLVGAGVYYGAATSMAREMQGREVFVVGGGNSAGQAAIHLAKFAKTVTILVRRHDLAETMSAYLVREIDATSNIQVRPRTIVADGGGEGQLEWLRLENLDTGEDTKTSADGLFCLLGAEPDCAWLAEGVALDEHGFVLTGRDVPREAWVDGIPPASLETTVPGVFAVGDVRAGSMKRVASASGEGASVLPLVHAHLARMRAREFGA, encoded by the coding sequence ATGGAGCGCGACAGGCCCGTCATCGTGCTGGTCGGCGGCGAGCATGCCGACGTCATCGAGCAGGAGTTCAGGGCACGCTACGACCGTGACTACCGGATCGAGCCGGTGGTCGGCTTTGCCGCGGGCCTCGACAGGACACGCGAGCTGGTGGCCGAGGGTGCCCAGATCGCGATGGTCGCCGCCGAGCACGTGCTCGACGAGGGCACCTCGATCGAGTTGCTGCACCGCGTACCGGGCATCGTGGCGACGGCACGCCGGGTCGCGCTGGTCTCGTGGGACGACTTCTCCGGCGCCCTCGACGACCTGCGTGCCGCGGCGCTCGAGCGCGAGATGGACACCTACGTCCTCATTCCGCGCGGCCCACGGGACGAGGAGTTCCACACCGCGCTGATCGAGCTCCTCTCCGAGTGGGGATGGTCGGTGGGCAGGCCCCTGGTGACCGTGACCGACATCGTGGCCGAGCCGGGCGACCGTGACGCGGCGGCGATCCGGGACCTGCTCGAACGCATGGGCTTCCCGAATCGGCTGCTCGAACCGGGTGACGACGAGGCACAGGAGCTCATGGAGGCCGCCGGGCCGGGGGCGCAGCTGCCTCTGGTCCGTACGTTCACGGGCCAGGTGGTCTCCGGGGCGACCGCGGCGACGGCCGCGGAGGCCATCTACGGCGGGTTCGACGAGATTCCCGAGGGCGTGATCGCCGACGTCGCTATCGTGGGCGGCGGACCGGCCGGCCTCGCGGCGGCCGTCTACGCGGCGTCGGAGGGCTTGGCGACGGTCGTCGTGGAGCGCGACGCGATCGGTGGCCAGGCCGGGTCGAGCTCCATGATCCGCAACTACCTCGGCTTTCCCCGCGGCATCTCGGGCATGCGTCTCGCGCAGCGATCCCGCATCCAGGCCAGCCGGTTCGGCGCGCGCTTCTTCTCCGGGCGCCCGGTGACCGGGATCGAGCCCGGCCCGGTCGACGAGCCCGAGCACCAGCACGTGCACGTGCGCGGCGCGCAGTTCTGCGCGCGCACGGTCGTCCTCGCGATGGGCGTGACCTACCGGCGGCTCGGGGTGGCCGGCGTGGACGACCTGGTGGGTGCGGGCGTCTACTACGGTGCCGCGACGTCGATGGCGCGCGAGATGCAGGGCCGTGAGGTCTTCGTGGTGGGCGGCGGCAACTCCGCCGGGCAGGCGGCCATCCACCTCGCCAAGTTCGCGAAGACGGTGACGATCCTGGTCCGGCGGCACGACCTCGCGGAGACCATGTCGGCCTATCTGGTGCGGGAGATCGACGCGACCTCGAACATCCAGGTCCGGCCCCGCACGATCGTCGCCGACGGCGGGGGCGAGGGCCAGCTGGAGTGGCTGCGGCTGGAGAACCTGGACACGGGTGAAGACACCAAGACCTCCGCCGACGGCCTCTTCTGCCTGCTCGGAGCGGAGCCCGACTGTGCGTGGCTGGCGGAGGGGGTGGCCCTCGACGAGCACGGGTTCGTCCTGACCGGCCGCGACGTGCCGCGCGAGGCGTGGGTCGACGGGATTCCGCCCGCGAGCCTGGAGACGACGGTGCCGGGTGTCTTCGCTGTCGGCGACGTGCGTGCCGGGTCCATGAAGCGGGTCGCCTCCGCGAGCGGCGAGGGCGCGTCGGTGCTCCCGCTGGTGCACGCCCACCTGGCGCGGATGCGCGCCCGGGAGTTCGGCGCCTGA
- a CDS encoding 3-hydroxyacyl-CoA dehydrogenase family protein, which translates to MSERTIETVGVVGLGTMGAGIAEVFARNGFTVVGVERDEEGLERGKAHLAHSTGRAVKRGKLSEEEQEALLGRISFATDATALKDVDMVVEAVVESLELKKSILATLDEIVAPETILATNTSSLSVTEISTASKHPGRVVGVHFFNPAPVQKFVEIVRTVVTEPDVLDDARDVVGKLGKSPVVCGDRAGFIANALLFGYLNHAVSMFEGHYATREDIDTAMRLGCGYPMGPLALLDLIGLDTSYEILDTMYRQGRDRLHAPAPILKQMVTAGMLGRKSGRGFYTYEAADSPVVVPDALTPSADATHELRRSITKVGVVGTGTMASGIVEVFAKGGYDVTYVGRSQDKVEGVAARITKSLDKAIGRGKLEESAKPEILGRLTGTTSLDDLADVDIVVEAIAEDLAIKTTLFENLDDICKPGAILATTTSSLPVIELARVTKRPADVVGMHFFNPAPVMKLVEVVSTVTTSEEVSETVRALCAQVGKSPVSCGDRAGFIVNALLFPYLNDAVKMLEGHYATADDIDTAMKLGCALPMGPFELLDVVGNDVSLAIERELYLEFREPGFAPAPLLEHLVTAGYLGRKTGKGFRDYS; encoded by the coding sequence ATGAGCGAGCGCACGATCGAGACAGTCGGAGTCGTCGGCCTGGGCACCATGGGTGCGGGGATCGCGGAGGTGTTCGCCCGCAACGGGTTCACCGTCGTCGGCGTGGAGCGCGACGAGGAGGGCCTCGAGCGCGGCAAGGCGCACCTGGCGCACTCGACGGGCCGTGCGGTCAAGCGCGGCAAGCTCAGCGAGGAGGAGCAGGAGGCGCTGCTCGGCCGGATCTCCTTCGCCACCGATGCGACGGCGCTCAAGGACGTCGACATGGTCGTCGAGGCGGTCGTGGAGTCGCTGGAGCTGAAGAAGTCGATCCTCGCCACGCTCGACGAGATCGTGGCTCCCGAGACGATCCTGGCGACCAACACCTCGTCGCTGTCGGTGACCGAGATCTCGACCGCCTCCAAGCACCCGGGGCGGGTCGTCGGCGTGCACTTCTTCAACCCCGCGCCGGTGCAGAAGTTCGTCGAGATCGTACGCACCGTGGTGACCGAGCCCGACGTGCTCGACGACGCCCGCGACGTCGTCGGCAAGCTCGGCAAGTCGCCGGTGGTCTGCGGTGACCGGGCCGGGTTCATCGCCAACGCACTGCTCTTCGGCTACCTCAACCACGCCGTCTCGATGTTCGAGGGCCACTACGCCACTCGCGAGGACATCGACACCGCGATGCGGCTGGGCTGCGGCTACCCGATGGGGCCGCTGGCGCTGCTCGATCTGATCGGCCTGGACACCTCCTACGAGATCCTCGACACGATGTACCGCCAGGGTCGCGACCGCCTGCACGCCCCCGCGCCGATCCTCAAGCAGATGGTCACCGCCGGGATGCTCGGGCGGAAGTCGGGACGCGGCTTCTACACCTACGAGGCCGCCGACTCGCCCGTCGTGGTTCCGGACGCGCTCACCCCGAGCGCCGACGCCACCCACGAGCTGCGCCGGTCGATCACGAAGGTGGGCGTCGTCGGCACCGGCACGATGGCCTCCGGGATCGTCGAGGTGTTCGCCAAGGGCGGCTACGACGTGACGTACGTCGGGCGCAGTCAGGACAAGGTCGAGGGTGTCGCCGCGCGGATCACCAAGAGCCTCGACAAGGCGATCGGGCGCGGCAAGCTCGAGGAGTCGGCGAAGCCGGAGATCCTCGGCCGCCTGACCGGCACCACCTCGCTGGACGACCTGGCCGACGTGGACATCGTCGTGGAGGCGATCGCCGAGGACCTGGCCATCAAGACCACGCTCTTCGAGAACCTCGACGACATCTGCAAGCCGGGAGCGATCCTGGCGACCACGACCTCGAGCCTGCCGGTCATCGAGCTGGCGAGGGTGACGAAGCGGCCGGCCGACGTCGTCGGGATGCACTTCTTCAACCCGGCGCCGGTGATGAAGCTGGTCGAGGTCGTCTCCACGGTCACCACCTCCGAGGAGGTCTCCGAGACCGTCCGCGCGCTCTGCGCGCAGGTCGGCAAGTCGCCGGTCTCGTGCGGCGACCGAGCCGGCTTCATCGTCAACGCGCTGCTCTTCCCCTACCTCAACGACGCGGTCAAGATGCTCGAGGGGCACTACGCCACCGCCGACGACATCGACACCGCGATGAAGCTCGGCTGCGCCCTCCCGATGGGTCCGTTCGAGCTGCTCGACGTGGTCGGCAACGACGTCTCGCTCGCCATCGAGCGTGAGCTCTACCTGGAGTTCCGCGAGCCGGGCTTCGCGCCCGCGCCGCTGTTGGAGCATCTGGTCACAGCGGGCTACCTCGGCCGTAAGACCGGCAAGGGTTTTCGCGACTACAGCTGA